The following are encoded in a window of Mycobacteroides chelonae CCUG 47445 genomic DNA:
- a CDS encoding acyl-CoA dehydrogenase family protein, with protein sequence MTTSITLVAPRRFEIVDTVEAALGDARDPDNPAGFAVLAAQDRDDTFPADAIAILDRLRVAEYYVPAADGGRLADYLEVSQLIRVLARRSVTLAVAHAKTFLGAATAWIGASGEQRARLAELVRSGVPVSWGLTEREHGSDLLAGDVAIENGRLSGAKWLINNATRGGAVVAIVRTSASGGPRGFDLVLVDKTAVSGLGARSTFRHLPKELTHGIRGADISGIEFDGVPIDDADILSQPGRGLENVMKALQLTRTLCCSLSVGAAERGLHTAVSFASERELYGRRLIDLPQARRVLTDAFADHLLNEAITCAAIRSIHTLPAELSLHAAAAKYLVPTRTEALLAALRSFVGARAVLDSDDPSAPSLSRVERDHRIVSLFDGNTVVNLSTLITQFPVIGRDDMPADSAAVIAATPAADLSRLSLMSRSGSTLLRALADAVIQLNSHDLPDECMRTASALVAVSRDILREAADAPRNPAETPNASFVLAERLAAAIAGAAAVHVYLAYAGTVDSPLWQSGLWLRLALPRALAGADPAAPPSGPDGDHDAAIAALELLNRADKGFSVLANVLDDEAGDRV encoded by the coding sequence GTGACGACATCGATCACGCTCGTGGCACCGCGACGCTTCGAGATTGTCGACACGGTCGAGGCTGCCCTGGGCGATGCCCGCGACCCCGATAACCCCGCCGGTTTCGCAGTGCTGGCAGCACAGGACCGGGATGATACGTTTCCAGCCGACGCCATCGCGATCCTTGACCGTCTTCGTGTCGCCGAGTACTACGTGCCGGCCGCCGACGGCGGTCGTCTGGCTGACTATCTCGAGGTATCTCAACTCATTCGCGTCCTGGCTCGCCGCAGTGTGACGCTGGCGGTCGCCCATGCCAAGACTTTTCTCGGCGCTGCGACGGCCTGGATCGGTGCGAGCGGCGAGCAGCGCGCCCGCCTCGCCGAGCTGGTTCGGTCGGGAGTACCGGTCAGCTGGGGTCTCACCGAGCGCGAGCATGGCTCGGATCTGCTTGCCGGAGACGTCGCCATAGAGAATGGGAGGCTCTCGGGGGCGAAGTGGCTCATCAACAACGCCACCCGCGGCGGCGCGGTAGTGGCCATCGTCCGAACTTCCGCATCCGGCGGACCCCGGGGGTTCGATCTCGTACTGGTCGATAAGACAGCAGTGTCCGGACTCGGAGCGCGGTCGACATTTCGGCACCTGCCCAAAGAACTCACCCACGGCATCCGCGGTGCCGACATATCCGGTATCGAATTCGACGGCGTGCCGATCGATGACGCCGACATCCTGAGTCAACCCGGGCGCGGCCTGGAGAACGTGATGAAGGCCCTGCAGCTGACGCGCACCCTGTGCTGCAGTCTTTCGGTGGGTGCCGCCGAACGTGGACTGCACACGGCCGTCTCGTTCGCGTCTGAACGAGAACTATACGGACGCAGACTGATTGATCTGCCACAGGCGCGACGGGTACTCACTGACGCCTTCGCCGATCATCTGCTTAACGAGGCGATCACCTGTGCCGCGATCCGTTCGATCCACACCCTGCCCGCCGAATTGTCGCTTCATGCCGCCGCAGCCAAATACCTGGTGCCGACTCGTACAGAGGCGCTGCTGGCCGCGTTGCGCTCGTTCGTCGGGGCGCGGGCTGTACTCGACTCCGATGACCCGAGCGCTCCGTCGTTGAGCCGGGTGGAGCGCGACCATCGCATCGTTTCCCTGTTCGACGGGAACACCGTGGTCAACCTCAGCACCCTGATCACCCAGTTCCCGGTGATCGGCCGGGACGACATGCCCGCCGACTCTGCGGCCGTGATCGCGGCGACACCCGCGGCAGACCTGAGCCGGCTGTCACTCATGAGCCGGTCCGGATCGACGCTGCTGCGTGCGCTTGCCGATGCGGTCATCCAGCTCAACAGCCACGATCTGCCCGACGAGTGCATGCGTACGGCATCGGCGCTCGTCGCCGTCTCGCGGGACATCCTGCGGGAGGCGGCCGATGCGCCACGTAACCCCGCAGAGACGCCGAATGCGAGCTTCGTGCTTGCCGAGCGCCTTGCCGCGGCAATCGCCGGGGCCGCGGCGGTGCATGTCTATCTCGCCTACGCGGGGACCGTCGATTCGCCGTTGTGGCAGTCCGGCCTGTGGCTGCGGCTGGCGCTGCCCCGGGCACTTGCCGGGGCGGATCCCGCGGCTCCGCCGTCCGGACCTGACGGCGACCACGATGCCGCCATTGCCGCACTCGAATTGCTGAATCGCGCAGATAAGGGTTTCAGCGTGCTGGCGAACGTGCTCGATGACGAGGCAGGAGATCGAGTATGA
- a CDS encoding acyl-CoA dehydrogenase family protein, translated as MTTAISITATDLDEALGDPFCPANPYGAAAILAADERAERASATYQVLADLGLQRMFVPVELGGDLVDIPSLVRVLAPVFGRDMGLGLGFGVTTLMAALNVWHSGDDRQRRRVADQILTGAPLSVAYHELDHGNDMAANEVRADATAGGYRLSGCKEVINNAGRASTAVVFARTSDRPGRSHSLFLADLDNVRRLDRFRTTALRTAQLGGLEFTDHPVGVEDRIGPEGHGIEIALKSFQVSRVVMAGAGLGPVDVALHLAASFARQRVVYGRRVDQIPHARTNLAIAQSLLLAVEAAVTTAAGGLHTSPQHAGAQAASVKYAAPLLLEYAMEHLAVVLGARFYLRTGPFALFGKHYRDLAPVGIGHAGSTSCLLALLPQVRHLLQPGVADPLPAAAARLPRLDFSQLVLRSGAPDPIVSWTPAATPLPIPGVGDLVEEQARILERLRGAAEAMPASALGVTAPPAAFDLAEQFTKRFVVAAALAVRESGRTEFADAWVRIAIAAVAAHRRGRAAIDPADVDVVVQRIDRHLAGSRSLLLDGHELPRSIPAL; from the coding sequence ATGACCACGGCGATATCCATTACAGCAACCGATCTGGATGAGGCACTCGGTGATCCCTTCTGCCCTGCCAATCCGTACGGTGCCGCTGCGATTCTGGCGGCGGATGAGCGTGCCGAGCGCGCCTCGGCGACCTATCAGGTGCTCGCTGATCTGGGACTACAGCGCATGTTCGTTCCCGTCGAGCTGGGCGGTGACCTTGTCGACATCCCGTCGCTGGTGCGCGTCCTGGCCCCGGTGTTCGGGCGCGATATGGGACTGGGCCTGGGATTCGGTGTCACCACGCTGATGGCGGCGCTCAATGTGTGGCACAGCGGAGACGATCGGCAGCGGCGCCGGGTCGCGGATCAGATATTGACCGGTGCGCCTCTATCGGTGGCTTATCACGAACTCGACCATGGAAATGACATGGCGGCCAACGAAGTTCGTGCTGATGCGACGGCCGGTGGCTACCGGCTATCGGGATGCAAAGAGGTCATCAACAACGCGGGTCGCGCCAGTACGGCCGTCGTCTTCGCCCGCACCTCGGACCGCCCGGGCAGGAGTCATTCGCTGTTTCTGGCGGACCTCGACAATGTGAGGCGGCTCGATCGATTCCGCACCACGGCGCTGCGAACCGCGCAGCTGGGTGGCCTGGAGTTCACCGACCATCCGGTGGGTGTCGAAGACCGCATCGGCCCCGAGGGGCACGGCATCGAGATCGCACTGAAATCGTTCCAGGTCAGCCGGGTGGTGATGGCAGGTGCAGGTCTGGGCCCGGTAGACGTGGCGCTGCACTTGGCGGCCTCCTTCGCGCGGCAGCGTGTCGTGTACGGCCGTCGTGTCGACCAGATTCCCCATGCCCGTACCAATCTCGCGATCGCGCAGTCACTACTACTGGCGGTAGAGGCTGCCGTGACGACGGCGGCAGGGGGCCTGCACACCTCGCCGCAGCATGCCGGTGCGCAGGCGGCTTCGGTCAAATACGCGGCGCCGCTGTTGCTTGAGTACGCGATGGAACACCTCGCGGTGGTACTGGGTGCGCGGTTCTACCTACGTACGGGACCGTTTGCGCTCTTCGGAAAGCACTACCGGGACTTGGCGCCGGTGGGCATCGGCCACGCCGGCAGCACCTCCTGCTTGCTCGCGCTGCTCCCGCAGGTTCGCCATCTGCTCCAGCCGGGCGTTGCCGACCCTCTTCCAGCAGCCGCCGCACGGCTGCCCCGGTTGGACTTCTCGCAACTCGTTTTGCGCAGTGGCGCACCGGATCCCATCGTGTCGTGGACTCCTGCTGCCACACCGCTACCTATCCCGGGTGTGGGTGACCTCGTCGAAGAACAGGCACGGATCCTGGAACGGTTGCGCGGCGCGGCAGAGGCGATGCCCGCGTCCGCGCTAGGTGTGACCGCACCGCCGGCCGCATTCGACCTGGCCGAGCAGTTCACAAAGCGATTCGTCGTAGCCGCGGCACTGGCGGTACGGGAATCCGGCCGGACGGAGTTCGCGGACGCCTGGGTGCGGATCGCGATCGCAGCTGTCGCGGCGCACCGGCGCGG
- a CDS encoding fatty acyl-AMP ligase: MQTTRDFTDYFTTVTEWVARQPDRIALGYLEEGAGELAECAWTYAELVSHATAVAARLREDLELGDRALLLYPPGLPFVAAFLGCLAAGVVAVPAPLPDGRDKAQHRLAGIIADAGTRVVLTESSVAPLIAGWADALPTPIALIATDTIQVELGREFVPVRSAPSDTAFLQYTSGSTNAPKGVIVTHGNLVHNEQELGARIESDPSFSMLSWLPQFHDMGLIGMLLWPLFYGGTSRFLSPVTFIKHPIQWIRAMSKYRATVGVAPNFAFDLVARRCTQEALEGVDLSSVRSLLNGSEPVQWASIERFTTLLAPFGLAEHAVTPVYGLAEATLFVTGDPHGTPVTTAVVDGEALAENRLVVADEGVPRSRVLVASGRVGGIEVSVVGADGAPLPDGEIGEIWLRGTSVAAGYWNLPELSAEIFGATPIGGTGGWLRTGDLGTLVDGNLFITGRTKDVIIVNGRNLYAHDIEAAARAAAPALARGVGAAFAVGTPERLVLVHEIRPENLGDASLDDVLAAVRTAIFAEFATPLSDLVLVAKGEVARTTSGKIRRTHMRASYEKGRITVFADPRLASAGGDVR; this comes from the coding sequence ATGCAGACGACGCGCGATTTCACCGACTACTTCACCACCGTCACCGAATGGGTTGCCCGACAACCGGATCGGATTGCCCTGGGCTACCTGGAAGAAGGTGCCGGCGAACTGGCGGAGTGCGCGTGGACCTATGCCGAACTCGTAAGTCATGCCACTGCGGTGGCCGCACGCCTTCGCGAAGACCTGGAGCTTGGGGACCGTGCCCTGCTGCTGTATCCGCCCGGGCTGCCATTCGTCGCGGCGTTCCTTGGCTGCTTGGCTGCCGGAGTCGTCGCAGTTCCCGCGCCTCTGCCTGATGGTCGTGACAAGGCGCAACACCGTCTTGCCGGAATCATCGCGGACGCGGGCACACGCGTTGTGCTGACGGAGTCGTCGGTTGCGCCACTTATCGCGGGATGGGCCGATGCGCTGCCCACGCCGATCGCGCTCATCGCCACCGATACCATTCAGGTCGAGCTGGGGCGCGAATTCGTCCCGGTGCGGTCGGCGCCTTCCGATACCGCCTTCCTGCAGTACACGTCGGGTTCGACCAATGCCCCGAAGGGTGTGATCGTCACCCACGGGAACCTCGTCCACAACGAGCAGGAACTCGGAGCCCGCATCGAGAGTGACCCGTCGTTCTCGATGCTCAGTTGGTTGCCGCAGTTTCATGACATGGGGCTGATCGGCATGCTGCTCTGGCCGTTATTCTATGGTGGCACTTCGCGTTTCCTGTCACCCGTCACGTTTATCAAGCATCCCATCCAGTGGATCCGGGCCATGTCGAAGTACCGGGCGACCGTCGGAGTGGCACCGAACTTCGCCTTCGACCTGGTGGCACGGCGCTGCACGCAAGAGGCGCTCGAGGGTGTGGACCTGTCGTCCGTACGGTCGTTACTCAACGGATCAGAGCCCGTGCAGTGGGCTTCTATCGAGCGGTTCACCACGCTGCTGGCTCCGTTCGGACTCGCGGAGCATGCGGTCACTCCGGTGTATGGGCTTGCCGAAGCCACGTTATTCGTGACTGGCGACCCGCACGGCACGCCGGTTACCACCGCCGTTGTCGACGGGGAGGCGCTTGCCGAAAATCGGTTGGTGGTCGCGGACGAAGGGGTGCCACGCTCCCGAGTGCTGGTTGCCAGCGGCCGCGTTGGCGGTATCGAAGTTTCGGTCGTCGGAGCCGACGGTGCACCTCTTCCCGACGGTGAAATCGGCGAGATCTGGCTGCGCGGAACGAGTGTGGCTGCTGGGTACTGGAACCTTCCGGAGTTGTCTGCCGAGATATTCGGCGCGACACCGATCGGCGGCACGGGCGGCTGGTTGCGTACCGGGGACCTGGGCACCCTGGTCGATGGCAACCTCTTCATCACCGGTCGCACCAAGGACGTCATTATCGTCAACGGCCGCAATCTCTACGCCCATGACATCGAGGCGGCCGCGCGTGCGGCCGCCCCGGCGCTGGCACGCGGGGTGGGCGCGGCATTCGCGGTTGGCACCCCTGAGCGGCTCGTACTGGTTCACGAGATCCGTCCGGAGAACCTTGGTGATGCCTCTCTTGACGACGTGCTCGCGGCGGTACGCACCGCGATATTCGCCGAATTCGCCACCCCGCTCAGCGATCTGGTGCTGGTGGCCAAGGGGGAGGTAGCCCGTACCACCAGTGGCAAGATCCGTAGAACCCATATGCGAGCCTCCTACGAGAAGGGCCGGATCACGGTGTTTGCGGATCCGCGGCTGGCCTCCGCCGGTGGGGACGTCCGGTGA